One genomic segment of Aminivibrio sp. includes these proteins:
- the lepA gene encoding translation elongation factor 4, with amino-acid sequence MEQQYIRNFCIIAHIDHGKSTLADRLLEKTNTIGLRDMKQQILDSLDLERERGITIKLVPVKMNYTARDGREYVLNLIDTPGHVDFGYEVSRSLAACEGALLVVDATQGVEAQTLANAYMAVDQGLEIIPVINKIDLPSSRPDYVIREIEDVVGLDCDNVILASAKEGWGIDDILERVVEKVPTPLGDRDAPLQAMIFDSIYDNYKGVICYVRVVNGRIRAGQTIRFMATGGVFPVEEVGVFRPGFQPCDELAAGEVGYVVSNIKTVAEAHTGDTITDNSRPAALPLPGYRKVKPVVFCGFYPVERDDYPQLRDALEKLTLNDSSINFEPETSVALGFGFRCGFLGLLHMDVSKERLRREFGVDLVATAPNVVYEVVTKDGGIIEAHRPSDFPELGDIQEVREPVIKISLFVPTEYVGKVMKLCQDKRGTYISMDYLAPDRVRLVYELPLAEFIIDFHDKLKSQTRGYASLDYEFSGLKAADLVRVDVLVNGEAADAFSFICHRDSAYYRGQAAVRKLKELIPSQLFEVPIQASVGKKVIVRQNVKALRKDVLAKCYGGDITRKRKLLEKQKEGKKRMKQIGKVSIPQEAFLAFLQVEEDEEK; translated from the coding sequence ATGGAACAGCAGTACATACGCAACTTTTGCATCATCGCCCACATTGACCACGGCAAATCAACCCTTGCCGACCGTCTTCTCGAGAAGACAAACACCATCGGCCTGAGGGACATGAAGCAGCAGATTCTCGACTCTCTCGACCTTGAACGGGAACGGGGCATAACCATCAAGCTCGTTCCGGTGAAGATGAACTATACGGCCAGGGACGGCAGGGAATACGTTCTCAACCTGATAGATACCCCGGGACACGTTGACTTCGGCTACGAGGTTTCCCGGTCCCTTGCCGCCTGTGAAGGAGCGCTGCTGGTAGTGGACGCTACCCAGGGAGTGGAGGCCCAGACACTGGCAAACGCCTACATGGCAGTTGACCAGGGGCTTGAGATCATTCCGGTGATCAACAAGATCGACCTTCCGTCTTCCCGGCCGGACTACGTGATCAGGGAAATCGAGGACGTGGTGGGCCTTGACTGTGACAACGTCATCCTCGCCAGTGCAAAGGAGGGGTGGGGGATTGATGACATCCTGGAACGGGTCGTGGAAAAAGTTCCCACTCCTTTGGGCGACCGTGACGCTCCTCTCCAGGCGATGATTTTCGATTCCATCTACGACAATTACAAGGGTGTCATCTGTTATGTCCGCGTGGTCAACGGCAGGATCCGTGCAGGACAAACCATCCGTTTCATGGCGACCGGAGGGGTCTTCCCCGTGGAGGAAGTGGGGGTGTTCCGTCCGGGCTTCCAGCCCTGCGATGAGCTTGCAGCCGGAGAGGTCGGCTATGTGGTCTCCAATATAAAAACAGTGGCGGAAGCCCACACAGGCGATACAATAACGGACAACAGCAGGCCGGCCGCCTTGCCTTTGCCAGGTTACCGCAAGGTCAAGCCGGTGGTCTTCTGCGGGTTTTACCCCGTTGAGCGGGACGATTACCCCCAACTCAGGGATGCCCTGGAAAAGCTGACCCTCAATGATTCATCCATCAATTTCGAGCCTGAAACATCCGTGGCGCTCGGTTTCGGTTTCCGGTGCGGTTTTCTCGGCCTCCTGCACATGGACGTTTCCAAGGAAAGGCTCCGGAGGGAGTTCGGGGTGGATCTTGTGGCCACGGCCCCTAACGTGGTCTACGAAGTAGTGACGAAGGACGGAGGAATCATCGAGGCTCACAGGCCTTCCGATTTTCCCGAACTCGGCGACATCCAGGAAGTTCGTGAACCGGTCATCAAGATTTCCCTTTTCGTTCCCACGGAATATGTCGGAAAGGTAATGAAACTCTGCCAGGACAAGCGGGGCACCTACATTTCCATGGATTACCTTGCTCCGGACAGGGTACGGCTGGTGTATGAACTTCCCCTGGCAGAATTCATCATTGACTTTCATGACAAGCTCAAATCCCAGACGAGAGGGTATGCATCCCTTGACTACGAATTCTCCGGCCTGAAAGCGGCGGATCTCGTGAGAGTGGACGTGCTTGTGAACGGCGAAGCCGCGGACGCCTTTTCCTTCATCTGCCACAGGGATTCAGCCTATTACAGGGGACAGGCTGCCGTGAGGAAGCTCAAGGAACTCATCCCCAGCCAGCTCTTCGAGGTTCCCATCCAGGCCTCCGTGGGGAAGAAGGTCATCGTGCGCCAGAATGTGAAGGCCCTTCGTAAGGACGTTCTCGCAAAATGCTACGGGGGAGATATCACCAGGAAGAGGAAGCTTCTTGAAAAGCAGAAGGAAGGAAAGAAACGGATGAAACAGATCGGCAAGGTCTCCATTCCCCAGGAGGCATTCCTCGCATTTCTTCAGGTGGAAGAGGATGAGGAAAAATAG
- the hemW gene encoding radical SAM family heme chaperone HemW: MRKNSPLSEEIGSSLGTLSGFFSIYFHIPFCLRKCPYCSFFSVPTTPGECEKYLDLLKKEILFYRSFLREGSEASTLYFGGGTPTMLTPDQWDDLLSFIGENIPISPTAEITVEANPESFTERHAAAWRKGRVSRVSIGVQSFFDRDLLWLGRPHDASKARKAVRTAVREGFSVSTDLMFGLRNQTLRSWASSVKTALELGAGHISIYQLSIDEGCRWHSSPPSGMAEGYPFYRWSQWYLPRKGFSQYEIASFSRPGLHSRHNTAYWRRDPVLGLGAGAWGFLGEKRYRNEDSLEGYASSVREQGGSVAEIESVSGEKAAREAAVLLLRTKWGISFDTFSHKYGQAVLDSILDTLRREAPGDCLSENPGSLSLTPKGMRVANALWSLIV; this comes from the coding sequence ATGAGGAAAAATAGCCCTTTGTCGGAAGAGATCGGTTCTTCGCTGGGAACACTTTCCGGGTTCTTTTCGATCTATTTTCATATTCCCTTCTGCCTGCGGAAGTGTCCCTACTGTTCCTTTTTCAGCGTTCCGACCACACCCGGTGAGTGTGAAAAGTACCTGGACCTTCTGAAAAAGGAGATCCTCTTCTACCGGTCTTTCCTCCGAGAGGGATCCGAAGCGTCCACCCTCTACTTCGGAGGCGGCACACCCACCATGCTCACACCGGATCAGTGGGATGACCTGCTGTCGTTCATAGGTGAGAACATTCCCATTTCACCGACCGCGGAAATTACCGTGGAAGCGAATCCGGAATCTTTTACGGAAAGGCATGCCGCAGCCTGGAGGAAAGGGCGGGTTTCTAGGGTGAGTATCGGTGTCCAGAGTTTTTTTGACAGGGATCTTCTCTGGCTCGGACGCCCCCATGATGCCTCAAAAGCACGCAAAGCCGTCCGGACAGCGGTACGGGAGGGTTTTTCCGTCAGCACCGACCTGATGTTCGGGCTGCGGAATCAGACGCTCCGCTCCTGGGCATCTTCTGTGAAGACGGCTCTTGAACTTGGAGCGGGGCACATCTCCATCTACCAGCTGAGCATTGACGAAGGATGTCGATGGCATTCCTCCCCTCCTTCGGGAATGGCTGAAGGATATCCCTTTTACAGGTGGAGCCAGTGGTATCTTCCGCGGAAAGGCTTCAGCCAGTACGAAATCGCCAGTTTTTCCCGCCCCGGACTCCACAGCCGTCACAACACCGCATACTGGCGGAGAGATCCCGTTCTGGGGCTTGGAGCCGGAGCCTGGGGTTTCCTCGGGGAGAAACGGTACCGGAATGAAGACAGCCTGGAGGGGTATGCTTCCTCCGTGCGGGAGCAGGGGGGGAGCGTGGCGGAAATCGAGTCGGTTTCCGGGGAGAAGGCTGCCAGGGAAGCCGCAGTGCTTTTGCTCCGTACAAAATGGGGCATATCTTTCGATACTTTTTCGCACAAATACGGTCAGGCGGTACTTGACAGCATTCTGGACACCCTCAGGCGGGAAGCTCCCGGCGACTGCCTTTCGGAAAACCCGGGCAGCCTTTCGCTGACACCGAAAGGGATGAGGGTCGCAAACGCCCTCTGGAGCCTGATCGTCTGA
- the yedF gene encoding sulfurtransferase-like selenium metabolism protein YedF, with protein MAKIDARGKSCPQPVMMTKTHVDSGEKELEVYLDNAVSASNVQRFLEKNGFRVQIIDEDGTITIRGTKNAWATDPGQATEEQEKILQNAAVLITDSVIGGGDQVLGEVLMKGFLGTLSQLSNPPSVVALMNEGVKLALKNTSSCDHLSALRKKGTRILVCGTCTNHFGITADIGAGVISNMFEITEALLSAEKQLTV; from the coding sequence ATGGCGAAGATCGACGCCAGGGGCAAAAGCTGCCCCCAGCCGGTCATGATGACCAAAACGCATGTGGATTCTGGAGAGAAGGAACTCGAGGTCTACCTCGACAATGCGGTGTCCGCATCCAATGTCCAGCGTTTTCTTGAAAAAAACGGGTTTCGGGTTCAGATCATAGACGAAGACGGAACCATTACCATCAGGGGAACGAAAAACGCCTGGGCAACAGACCCGGGGCAGGCAACGGAGGAGCAGGAAAAGATTTTGCAGAATGCGGCCGTCCTGATCACCGACAGTGTTATCGGGGGAGGAGACCAGGTCCTGGGGGAAGTGCTCATGAAGGGGTTCCTCGGCACCCTATCCCAGCTCTCAAACCCGCCGTCGGTGGTGGCGCTCATGAACGAGGGCGTCAAGCTCGCCCTGAAAAACACGTCGTCCTGCGACCATCTCTCCGCTCTTCGGAAGAAGGGAACCAGAATCCTCGTCTGCGGCACCTGCACCAACCATTTCGGCATCACGGCGGACATCGGGGCGGGAGTAATCTCCAACATGTTCGAGATTACGGAAGCCCTGCTTTCCGCGGAGAAGCAGCTTACCGTCTGA
- the selA gene encoding L-seryl-tRNA(Sec) selenium transferase produces the protein MKAQATEKNRLRALPAMDCLLGMPGMEPFLDNMGREAVKTVLGEALDILRKKILEGEGAEPSAESVLKLALPVLAARSGGTLRPVVNATGVVIHTNLGRSCLASEAGHAVLAVADRYSTLEYDLSEGKRGHRSDHIEWLLKEITGAEAGLAVNNNAGAVLLMLAGLCAGKEVIVSRGELVEIGGSFRIPDIMAFSGARLVEVGSTNRTHLRDYGNAVTDNTAALLKVHPSNFRMEGFTSSVPRNELAGLAKEKGLLFLEDLGSGTLIDMASFGLKGEPTVSSCIDEGVDLVTFSGDKMLGGPQIGGLAGKKEVVDRLRNYPLLRALRVDKMTLAAFEATLRLYLSGRHLRIPTLAMLNETGDSLRKKARRLSNKLKMILPAGTVSLAEADDAVGGGAFPAERLPGWAVGIVMESLGSAGTILSLLRSLPVPVIAGAKDNMVLLHVRTLLPGDEEKICDAFRAVASGR, from the coding sequence ATGAAGGCACAGGCTACAGAAAAAAACAGACTCCGTGCGCTTCCCGCCATGGACTGCCTTCTCGGCATGCCGGGCATGGAGCCCTTTCTGGATAACATGGGCCGGGAAGCTGTGAAGACGGTCCTTGGCGAGGCCCTTGACATCCTTAGAAAAAAAATACTTGAAGGCGAGGGGGCCGAGCCTTCAGCGGAATCAGTCCTTAAACTTGCTCTTCCCGTACTTGCCGCCAGATCCGGTGGGACTCTCAGGCCGGTTGTGAACGCAACGGGTGTAGTCATTCACACGAACCTGGGCAGGTCATGCCTGGCCTCCGAGGCCGGCCATGCGGTTCTGGCCGTGGCTGACAGGTACAGCACTCTGGAATACGATCTTTCCGAAGGCAAGCGGGGGCACCGGAGCGACCACATTGAATGGCTCCTGAAGGAAATCACTGGAGCGGAGGCAGGACTTGCGGTCAACAACAACGCAGGGGCGGTCCTTCTCATGCTGGCGGGGCTGTGCGCAGGAAAAGAAGTGATCGTCTCCCGGGGTGAACTCGTAGAAATAGGCGGGTCCTTCCGTATTCCCGACATAATGGCCTTTTCCGGGGCCCGCCTCGTGGAGGTGGGATCCACGAACAGAACCCACCTGAGGGATTATGGAAACGCGGTGACGGATAACACGGCAGCCCTTCTGAAAGTTCACCCATCGAATTTTCGGATGGAGGGTTTTACCTCCTCGGTTCCGAGGAATGAGCTTGCCGGTCTCGCCAAAGAAAAGGGGCTCCTTTTTCTCGAAGACTTGGGGAGCGGGACCCTCATCGACATGGCCTCCTTCGGCCTGAAAGGGGAGCCGACGGTCTCCTCATGCATCGACGAGGGAGTGGACCTTGTGACTTTTTCAGGGGATAAAATGCTCGGCGGCCCCCAGATCGGAGGATTGGCCGGCAAAAAAGAGGTTGTGGACAGGCTGCGAAATTACCCCCTTCTGAGGGCACTGAGAGTTGACAAGATGACTCTCGCCGCCTTTGAAGCTACGCTCCGCCTTTATCTTTCAGGAAGACATCTCAGGATTCCGACCCTCGCCATGCTGAATGAAACAGGGGACTCCCTCCGGAAAAAAGCCCGGAGGCTCTCGAATAAACTGAAAATGATTCTCCCGGCAGGCACCGTTTCCCTGGCGGAAGCTGATGACGCCGTGGGCGGAGGCGCTTTCCCGGCGGAACGGCTTCCGGGATGGGCTGTAGGAATTGTCATGGAATCCCTGGGGAGCGCCGGCACCATTCTCTCTTTACTGCGATCCCTTCCCGTTCCCGTCATTGCTGGAGCAAAGGACAATATGGTCCTCCTGCACGTCCGGACTCTCCTTCCGGGAGACGAAGAAAAAATCTGCGATGCCTTCAGGGCAGTCGCTTCCGGGAGGTGA
- the selB gene encoding selenocysteine-specific translation elongation factor, with amino-acid sequence MDHREISLVLGTAGHIDHGKTTLVKALTGIDCDRLSEEKKRGITIELGFAPLVLDDGRIVSIVDVPGHERFIRQMVAGASGIDGVLLVVAADEGVMPQTREHLEILKILGVKDGLVAVTKADSVDEDFLELALEDVREFLRGSFLEGKPVIPVSAISGTNLSLLREELGNLVNRIRPRPRKGPFFLPIDRTFPVAGFGVVVTGTAYRGEISVGMETAALPSGREGRVRSVQVHGTGVQTAWAGQRVAVSIAGISSEELSRGDVLCAKGVYRATRCFECELRLLESAREPVRHWQRVRLHIGTSDVVARIALLENPFLQPGETAPAQIVAEENIVCLVDQRFVLRRYSPLETIAGGRVLFPYAVKPKGKKARISCIERVRNLAAVHDPEERLLALVRSFSMLELSDGALYIQESPDETTRLAEKLRKREDTVFLQGGKKLLLSKNCFLRLAGDVEAFLWSYHDSHPSQKGAPPDVTVLSALKSFDSRTAKAFLEALVSGGSVVVSEEGLLRMKDFQPRDDETFERRSAEILSLCRERGFQPPVISEARERLAIGEDAFSTLLNGMRETGMVSIVSGEFLLSAEIENELLRILLKEKEGVTLARVRDITGSSRKFILPLLEYLDAKGYTRRAGEKRVLLASKLPRGIAGP; translated from the coding sequence GTGGACCACCGGGAAATATCCCTTGTGCTCGGTACGGCAGGACATATCGACCACGGAAAGACAACCCTTGTAAAAGCGCTTACGGGCATCGACTGCGACCGCCTCAGCGAGGAAAAAAAACGGGGAATAACCATAGAGCTCGGATTCGCCCCCCTCGTCCTCGACGACGGAAGAATTGTAAGCATTGTGGATGTCCCCGGCCATGAGCGTTTTATCCGCCAGATGGTGGCCGGTGCCTCGGGAATTGACGGCGTGCTCCTTGTGGTGGCCGCCGACGAGGGGGTAATGCCTCAGACAAGGGAACATCTCGAGATACTAAAAATCCTCGGTGTAAAGGATGGGCTTGTCGCAGTGACGAAAGCGGATTCTGTCGACGAGGATTTCCTGGAGCTCGCCCTCGAGGATGTCCGTGAGTTCCTTCGCGGTTCCTTTCTGGAGGGAAAACCGGTAATACCCGTTTCCGCAATTTCGGGAACGAACCTTTCCCTTCTCAGGGAGGAACTCGGGAATCTCGTGAACAGAATCCGCCCGAGGCCCAGGAAAGGTCCGTTTTTCCTTCCGATTGACCGGACATTCCCGGTGGCGGGCTTCGGAGTCGTGGTCACAGGTACGGCCTACAGGGGAGAAATATCCGTCGGCATGGAAACCGCAGCTCTACCCTCAGGCCGCGAAGGCAGGGTCCGCAGCGTCCAGGTTCACGGCACCGGGGTCCAGACAGCATGGGCCGGTCAGAGGGTCGCCGTGAGCATAGCCGGTATTTCTTCGGAAGAACTGTCACGGGGAGACGTCCTCTGCGCAAAAGGCGTCTACAGGGCCACGCGGTGTTTCGAGTGCGAGCTCCGGCTGCTTGAAAGCGCCCGAGAACCGGTTCGTCACTGGCAGAGGGTCCGGCTGCACATCGGCACTTCCGATGTAGTGGCCCGGATAGCCCTTCTCGAAAATCCGTTTCTCCAGCCCGGAGAAACGGCCCCGGCACAGATCGTTGCCGAGGAGAATATCGTTTGCCTGGTGGACCAGCGCTTCGTTCTCCGGAGATACAGTCCCCTCGAGACCATCGCCGGAGGGAGAGTCCTCTTCCCCTACGCGGTCAAGCCCAAGGGGAAAAAAGCCAGGATTTCATGCATCGAAAGAGTGCGGAACCTTGCCGCGGTTCACGACCCTGAAGAAAGACTCCTTGCCCTGGTCAGGTCTTTTTCAATGCTGGAGCTTTCGGATGGGGCGCTCTACATCCAGGAATCCCCCGATGAAACGACCCGGCTAGCAGAAAAGCTCAGGAAAAGGGAAGACACCGTGTTTCTCCAGGGGGGAAAAAAACTCCTTCTTTCAAAGAACTGTTTTCTTCGCCTGGCGGGGGACGTGGAAGCCTTTCTCTGGTCATACCATGATTCCCATCCGTCACAGAAAGGCGCTCCTCCCGACGTGACTGTCCTTTCAGCCCTCAAGTCCTTCGACTCGAGGACGGCAAAGGCTTTTCTCGAGGCTCTCGTATCAGGCGGTTCCGTTGTTGTTTCTGAAGAAGGGCTTCTCCGCATGAAGGATTTTCAGCCGAGGGACGACGAGACCTTTGAAAGGCGGTCCGCCGAGATCCTTTCCCTGTGCAGGGAAAGAGGATTCCAGCCTCCCGTCATTTCAGAAGCGAGAGAGAGACTCGCCATCGGCGAGGATGCCTTTTCAACCCTCCTCAACGGCATGCGGGAGACAGGCATGGTTTCCATAGTATCCGGCGAATTTCTTCTTTCAGCGGAGATAGAGAATGAACTCCTCCGAATTCTCCTCAAGGAAAAAGAAGGCGTCACCCTGGCCCGGGTACGGGATATAACAGGCAGTTCGAGAAAATTCATTCTTCCACTGCTCGAATATCTCGATGCAAAGGGCTACACCAGGAGAGCGGGAGAAAAAAGGGTCCTTCTTGCATCGAAGCTCCCCCGGGGAATAGCGGGACCCTGA
- a CDS encoding Veg family protein: protein MATITSIREQVALYKGLKVRYRTAKGRRKVEERQGVILETYPNLFTLYVESQESKVSFSYAELLTREVELELLSGSRN from the coding sequence ATGGCGACAATTACTTCGATCCGTGAACAGGTTGCGTTGTACAAGGGATTGAAAGTCCGGTACCGGACAGCCAAGGGGCGCCGCAAGGTTGAAGAACGCCAGGGAGTCATACTGGAAACCTATCCGAACCTCTTTACCCTTTACGTCGAATCTCAGGAAAGCAAGGTATCTTTCAGCTATGCGGAGCTTCTGACCCGGGAGGTCGAACTGGAACTTCTTTCCGGAAGCAGGAACTAA
- a CDS encoding phosphoribosyltransferase family protein yields MKGQRTERLIRTAARFLTCPSKQLSLTSLAEDFLVSKTVISDDVAIIDEALSREGMGGISVDRGRTGGASFVPRMAAAVKESLLKEITDLLNCEERFLPGGLVYYSDILFNPHYALRLGYAMASLFSETRPDVVMTSEVKGIPLAIFTAHAMGIPLAVCRFRNRASDGSAVTVHYPTKNGDVKAMYMGTKQLGKGKRVLIVDDFMRGGSTAAGMLLVAKEFGAEVTGTGIFMLSSDPEVKAVSSYKALLRLDGVEKRQPKVALWE; encoded by the coding sequence ATGAAAGGACAAAGAACAGAACGGCTTATCCGTACTGCAGCGAGGTTTTTAACCTGCCCATCGAAGCAGCTTTCTCTTACATCCCTCGCCGAGGACTTCCTCGTTTCAAAGACGGTCATCAGCGACGATGTGGCGATTATCGACGAGGCCCTTTCCCGGGAAGGAATGGGAGGCATCAGCGTCGACAGGGGAAGAACGGGCGGCGCTTCCTTCGTTCCGAGAATGGCGGCGGCGGTAAAGGAATCCCTCTTGAAGGAAATAACAGACCTCCTCAACTGCGAAGAGCGGTTTCTTCCAGGAGGATTGGTCTATTATAGCGATATCCTTTTCAATCCCCACTATGCCCTCCGCCTAGGATACGCCATGGCGTCCCTCTTCAGCGAGACGAGACCGGATGTGGTCATGACCTCCGAGGTTAAGGGAATCCCTCTCGCCATTTTTACCGCTCATGCCATGGGTATTCCCCTGGCGGTGTGCCGTTTTCGGAACAGGGCGAGCGACGGATCGGCTGTTACCGTCCATTACCCCACGAAGAACGGCGACGTCAAAGCCATGTACATGGGAACCAAACAGCTTGGGAAGGGGAAGCGGGTCCTCATCGTGGACGACTTCATGCGCGGCGGGAGCACCGCGGCCGGAATGCTTCTGGTGGCAAAGGAATTCGGAGCTGAAGTCACAGGAACGGGAATCTTCATGCTTTCCTCAGACCCTGAGGTCAAGGCGGTTTCCTCCTATAAGGCCTTACTTCGGCTCGACGGCGTGGAAAAGAGGCAACCGAAGGTAGCCCTGTGGGAGTGA
- a CDS encoding ferredoxin → MGVSINKEECIGCGVCAQVCPEVFSMDEDAGVSKVIRPEGGECAQEAAESCPVGCIVIEE, encoded by the coding sequence ATGGGTGTATCTATCAATAAGGAAGAATGTATCGGTTGTGGTGTGTGCGCTCAGGTGTGCCCCGAGGTTTTTTCAATGGACGAAGATGCCGGGGTATCAAAGGTGATTCGCCCCGAAGGCGGCGAGTGCGCTCAGGAAGCTGCCGAGAGTTGCCCTGTGGGATGCATAGTCATAGAGGAGTAA
- a CDS encoding Nif3-like dinuclear metal center hexameric protein, which translates to MLVKDLLGNLDAMVPFSWAEEWDNSGLLVGDPESPVTGVVVSLDPTPEAVGYAVEKDCSVLVSHHPLIFSPLKKLDVSTATGKAVSFALKKDIAVISMHTNWDSSPRGVNAAIAAAIGLESVSPLVPSVSGAWGLGALGNLPSALTGRELGQAIRSALMLSRLDLYGDSHRPVYRLALCGGSGGGLWDGAKTAGADAYFTSDVKYHERLEALYEGLILLIGDHGEVESFSLDALAGAVSEASGFEASVFRSTPRLPVVID; encoded by the coding sequence ATGCTGGTGAAGGATCTTCTGGGGAACCTTGACGCCATGGTTCCCTTCAGTTGGGCAGAGGAGTGGGACAATTCGGGGCTCCTCGTGGGCGATCCGGAGTCTCCTGTGACGGGAGTAGTTGTATCCCTCGACCCGACTCCCGAAGCCGTGGGATACGCGGTCGAAAAGGACTGCTCCGTCCTGGTAAGCCACCATCCTCTTATCTTTTCTCCGCTGAAAAAACTGGATGTCTCCACCGCTACAGGGAAGGCCGTCTCCTTCGCGCTGAAAAAGGACATTGCCGTGATCTCCATGCATACAAACTGGGACTCCAGCCCGAGAGGCGTCAACGCCGCCATTGCCGCCGCCATAGGGCTGGAGTCCGTCAGTCCTCTTGTTCCCTCCGTCTCCGGTGCATGGGGGCTCGGAGCCCTGGGAAATCTTCCTTCAGCTTTGACAGGGCGGGAACTGGGGCAGGCAATCCGTTCCGCCCTGATGCTCTCCCGTCTCGACCTCTATGGCGACTCTCACCGTCCCGTGTACAGGCTCGCCCTGTGCGGAGGGTCCGGCGGCGGCCTGTGGGACGGAGCGAAAACCGCCGGGGCAGATGCTTACTTCACATCGGACGTGAAGTACCACGAAAGACTGGAAGCTCTTTACGAAGGGCTCATTCTTCTCATTGGAGATCACGGGGAAGTGGAGTCTTTTTCTCTCGATGCCCTGGCGGGGGCTGTTTCAGAAGCCTCAGGATTCGAGGCGTCTGTTTTCAGAAGCACGCCCCGTCTTCCTGTCGTCATTGACTGA
- the trpS gene encoding tryptophan--tRNA ligase, which produces MNQRVFSGMRPTGQLHLGHLAGALTNWIKLQEGYECFYSIVDWHALMSDYADSSKIESNCWEVLIDWLSSGLDPEKCVIFVQSHVPQHAELHLALSMVTPLGWLQRCPTYKEQIINIQNKDLGNYAFLGYPVLMAADILLYKAGIVPVGEDQSAHLEIAREMVRRFNGFFGEVLIEPQIMLTPTPKVPGTDGKKMSKSYGNSINLADSREEVWNKLRTMVTDPAREKRTDPGDPEKCPVWDIHRVFNNCDSEKAEIAEGCKTAGIGCVDCKKKLNIHVERVMNPIREKRAFYEKNPDLLGDILREGAVKAGDVARKTMDEVVNSIGFVRRG; this is translated from the coding sequence ATGAACCAGCGTGTTTTCAGCGGAATGAGACCGACAGGACAGCTCCACCTGGGACATCTTGCGGGAGCCCTGACGAATTGGATCAAGCTCCAGGAAGGATATGAGTGTTTTTACAGCATCGTCGACTGGCATGCTCTCATGTCGGACTATGCCGACAGCTCCAAGATAGAATCGAACTGCTGGGAGGTTCTCATTGACTGGCTTTCGTCCGGCCTTGACCCTGAAAAGTGCGTCATTTTCGTTCAGTCCCACGTCCCCCAGCATGCGGAGCTGCACCTTGCCCTTTCCATGGTCACACCGCTCGGCTGGCTCCAGAGATGTCCCACGTACAAGGAACAGATCATCAACATACAGAACAAGGATCTCGGCAATTACGCTTTCCTCGGATACCCTGTCCTCATGGCGGCGGACATTCTTCTGTACAAGGCTGGAATCGTGCCCGTCGGCGAGGACCAGAGCGCCCACCTGGAAATCGCCAGGGAAATGGTGCGGAGATTCAACGGTTTTTTCGGCGAGGTCCTGATCGAACCGCAGATCATGCTGACCCCCACTCCGAAGGTTCCCGGGACGGACGGGAAAAAAATGAGCAAATCCTACGGAAATTCAATCAACCTTGCCGACAGCCGGGAAGAAGTTTGGAACAAGCTGCGGACCATGGTGACCGACCCGGCCCGGGAAAAACGGACTGACCCCGGCGATCCGGAAAAATGCCCTGTGTGGGATATTCACAGGGTCTTCAACAACTGTGACAGCGAAAAAGCCGAGATTGCGGAGGGCTGCAAAACCGCCGGCATAGGCTGCGTGGACTGTAAAAAGAAGCTGAATATTCACGTGGAGCGGGTCATGAACCCCATACGAGAGAAAAGAGCCTTTTATGAAAAGAACCCCGATCTTCTCGGCGACATCCTCAGGGAGGGTGCGGTGAAGGCCGGGGATGTCGCCCGGAAAACAATGGACGAGGTCGTGAACTCCATAGGATTCGTCCGGAGAGGGTAG
- the scpB gene encoding SMC-Scp complex subunit ScpB, which produces MCSYTVSEGISDIGRRIQAILFVAGSPVGDEELASVLSLPLSVTSGEIKILGDFLRRIRSGVLLQKSAGGWRMVTAEDVADSVSLFRDTARTQKIRLSRAAVETLAVIAYNQPVTRSEVEDIRGVRCERVIETLLSHGMIRIAGRKKGTGSPLLYRTTDIFLETFGLSSISELPTLEELQELAPPPEEKPRKADALPVEENDEQGEEDDLP; this is translated from the coding sequence ATGTGCTCATATACAGTATCTGAAGGCATTTCTGACATCGGCCGCAGGATTCAGGCAATTCTCTTCGTCGCCGGGTCTCCTGTCGGGGATGAAGAGCTCGCCTCGGTCCTGTCATTGCCTCTTTCGGTCACGTCAGGAGAAATAAAGATTCTTGGAGACTTTCTCAGACGGATCAGATCGGGCGTTCTCCTCCAGAAATCGGCAGGAGGATGGAGAATGGTGACGGCGGAGGATGTGGCCGATTCGGTCTCCCTGTTTCGCGATACAGCCCGGACACAGAAAATCCGCCTGAGCAGGGCTGCGGTCGAAACGCTGGCCGTGATTGCCTATAACCAGCCGGTGACCAGGAGCGAAGTGGAGGACATCCGGGGGGTAAGGTGCGAACGGGTTATTGAAACCCTCCTTTCCCACGGGATGATCAGAATTGCGGGAAGGAAGAAGGGCACAGGTTCGCCGCTGCTCTACAGGACAACGGACATCTTCCTGGAGACGTTCGGGCTTTCGTCCATTTCGGAACTTCCCACCCTCGAGGAACTTCAGGAACTTGCGCCCCCTCCCGAAGAAAAACCCAGGAAAGCAGATGCCCTTCCGGTGGAAGAAAACGACGAACAGGGGGAGGAGGACGATCTGCCGTGA